A window of Jannaschia sp. M317 contains these coding sequences:
- a CDS encoding iron-containing alcohol dehydrogenase gives MMHSVWSRRRIRFVPIPTPRAATLTCACTFKPKRPEPMNNFDYRNPTHILFGKGRIADLKDQVPEDAKVLVVYGGGSAERTGILAQVRDALADRTLVEFGGIEPNPRFETALKAVELIGQEDITFLLAVGGGSVIDATKFIAAAALYDGDAWDILTSRGSVVTAAMPFGTVLTLPATGSEMNPASVITHAGKGAKLPFMTAHCYPVFSVLDPEVTYSLPPRQIANGVADAFVHVIEQYLTYPAAARVQDGFSETLLRTLIELGPKAMDAPEDYDIRANLMWTATLALNGLIGAGVPQDWSSHMIGHEITALNDTDHARTLAVVLPSLMNDQRGPKREKLLQYAANVWGIHDGADDDRIDAAIAATRGFFESIGIKTRLGDYGIAEPEIDRIVTALKDHGMTAIGEHAAITPDDARRILEAAL, from the coding sequence ATGATGCACAGCGTCTGGTCGAGGCGACGCATCAGGTTTGTCCCTATTCCAACGCCACGCGCGGCAACATTGACGTGCGCCTGCACGTTCAAACCGAAGAGGCCTGAACCAATGAACAATTTCGATTATCGCAACCCGACCCACATCCTGTTCGGCAAGGGCCGGATCGCTGATCTGAAAGATCAAGTCCCGGAGGACGCAAAGGTCCTTGTTGTCTACGGCGGGGGCAGCGCTGAACGGACCGGCATTCTTGCACAGGTGCGAGATGCGCTTGCAGATCGCACGCTGGTCGAATTCGGTGGAATCGAACCCAATCCAAGGTTTGAAACCGCGCTCAAGGCAGTCGAATTGATTGGCCAGGAAGACATCACCTTCCTGCTTGCCGTCGGCGGCGGGTCGGTCATCGACGCAACAAAATTCATTGCGGCTGCGGCCCTGTATGACGGCGACGCTTGGGATATCCTGACATCGCGCGGGTCGGTGGTGACAGCTGCCATGCCGTTCGGAACCGTGCTGACACTGCCCGCGACAGGGTCGGAGATGAACCCGGCCTCTGTGATCACGCACGCGGGAAAGGGCGCCAAGCTCCCATTCATGACCGCACATTGCTATCCGGTCTTTTCGGTGCTGGACCCGGAGGTCACCTACTCTCTGCCGCCCCGCCAGATTGCGAACGGTGTTGCCGATGCCTTCGTTCATGTCATTGAACAGTATCTCACATACCCGGCGGCGGCGCGCGTGCAGGACGGGTTCTCAGAAACCCTGCTGCGGACCCTGATCGAGCTGGGGCCCAAAGCAATGGACGCGCCGGAAGACTACGATATCCGTGCCAACCTGATGTGGACCGCAACGCTCGCGCTCAACGGGTTGATAGGCGCAGGCGTGCCGCAGGACTGGTCGAGCCACATGATCGGGCATGAGATAACTGCGCTGAACGATACTGATCACGCGCGCACGCTGGCCGTCGTGCTGCCGTCACTCATGAACGATCAACGCGGTCCCAAACGCGAGAAACTGCTGCAATACGCGGCCAATGTCTGGGGCATTCACGACGGGGCCGATGACGATCGGATCGACGCGGCCATCGCGGCCACGCGCGGGTTCTTCGAGTCGATCGGGATCAAGACCCGGCTTGGTGATTACGGCATCGCCGAGCCCGAGATCGATCGCATCGTCACGGCCCTGAAGGATCACGGCATGACCGCGATTGGCGAACATGCCGCCATCACCCCCGACGATGCGCGCCGCATCCTTGAAGCTGCCTTGTAG
- a CDS encoding organic hydroperoxide resistance protein: MKIFYRTTATATGGRSGTAALNDGSFSVQMVPPDSDAAGVNPEQLFALGYAACFDSAMDLSATQLKLDVTGSKTTIDVGIGQRAEGGYGLDLDITVHLPGMARDDAQRLVEATHQVCPYSNATRGNIDVRLHVQTEEA, translated from the coding sequence ATGAAGATCTTCTACAGGACCACCGCCACGGCGACCGGCGGTCGCTCGGGGACGGCCGCTCTGAATGACGGCAGCTTTTCTGTCCAGATGGTCCCCCCGGACAGTGACGCGGCGGGGGTCAATCCCGAACAGCTGTTCGCACTTGGCTACGCTGCCTGTTTCGACAGCGCGATGGATCTCTCGGCCACGCAGCTCAAGCTGGATGTCACCGGATCCAAGACCACGATTGACGTCGGGATCGGCCAACGCGCCGAGGGCGGTTATGGGCTGGATCTGGACATCACGGTCCATTTGCCGGGCATGGCCCGGGATGATGCACAGCGTCTGGTCGAGGCGACGCATCAGGTTTGTCCCTATTCCAACGCCACGCGCGGCAACATTGACGTGCGCCTGCACGTTCAAACCGAAGAGGCCTGA
- a CDS encoding TetR/AcrR family transcriptional regulator encodes MEHRNDTRSQILTTGRRLTAQQGYTGVGLNALLKEAGVPKGSFYHYFASKEAYGCALLNEFVTEYGVRLKASLAHPDMDARSRLFTYFEGWRTKQLSSNPEDRCLVVKLSAEVADLSEDMSSILQKGVSDIIAHLARTLEQGAEDGTIVSLENPEARAEMIYHMWLGASLIASISHSDAALNSAMDATTALVPAP; translated from the coding sequence ATGGAACACCGAAACGACACCCGTTCACAGATCTTGACCACAGGTCGCCGCCTGACGGCCCAACAGGGCTATACGGGCGTAGGCCTGAACGCTCTTTTGAAAGAGGCCGGGGTGCCGAAGGGGTCATTCTATCACTACTTCGCCTCCAAGGAGGCTTATGGATGCGCGCTGTTGAACGAATTCGTGACCGAGTATGGCGTTCGCCTGAAGGCATCCCTCGCGCATCCCGACATGGATGCGCGGTCGCGGCTTTTTACCTATTTTGAAGGCTGGCGCACGAAACAACTCAGCTCGAACCCGGAGGACCGGTGTCTGGTCGTCAAGCTGTCGGCGGAGGTTGCTGACCTGTCCGAAGACATGAGCAGTATCCTGCAAAAAGGGGTGTCCGATATCATTGCGCATCTGGCGCGGACCCTTGAGCAGGGGGCGGAGGATGGCACGATCGTCTCGCTTGAAAACCCCGAAGCGCGCGCCGAAATGATCTATCACATGTGGCTTGGGGCCAGCTTGATTGCGAGCATTTCGCACAGTGATGCTGCGCTCAATTCCGCGATGGACGCGACCACGGCGCTTGTTCCAGCGCCCTGA
- a CDS encoding Rrf2 family transcriptional regulator has protein sequence MKLTAYSNYALRSLQLAALKAPDRIKVDDVVRVHGLARPHIVKIVHELGRAGYLETLRGRGGGFRLARPAEDIVIGDVVRLTEGPLELVECFNPERNTCPLIGICKLSRALQTATRAFMAVLDDLTLADIASNKGELLARIAPIEEGIVMPKRRQP, from the coding sequence ATGAAACTCACCGCCTATTCGAACTATGCGTTGCGGTCTTTACAGCTCGCCGCACTCAAGGCCCCGGATCGCATCAAGGTCGACGACGTGGTGCGTGTGCATGGCCTGGCGCGACCTCATATCGTCAAGATCGTGCACGAGCTTGGACGCGCGGGGTATCTTGAAACCCTTCGCGGACGTGGTGGCGGTTTTCGCCTGGCCCGGCCTGCCGAAGACATCGTGATCGGCGACGTGGTCCGACTGACCGAGGGCCCGCTTGAACTTGTCGAGTGCTTCAATCCGGAACGGAACACTTGCCCGTTGATCGGCATCTGCAAGCTGTCGCGCGCACTGCAAACCGCCACGCGGGCGTTCATGGCGGTACTGGACGACCTGACCCTTGCAGATATCGCATCGAACAAGGGCGAGCTTCTGGCGCGGATCGCACCCATCGAAGAGGGCATCGTCATGCCCAAGCGGAGGCAGCCATGA
- a CDS encoding Crp/Fnr family transcriptional regulator codes for MTIDDWTERFQGTRTLPRAVRDRLLQVAQVRSYPKGQQVFGPQNVPDSLLFLFEGTIRVSQTSENGRDIVLYRVDAGESCVLTTACMLAEEAYNAEGVAETDIIAVVLPRLSFDALVAEEPAFRSFVFAAYSRRLIDLLRVVDDVAFGRIDVRLADRLLALVGGDKEIAATHAQIASELGTAREVISRVLHDFQKRGFIAQSRGRIAVTDKAALRALADST; via the coding sequence ATGACCATCGACGACTGGACAGAGCGATTTCAGGGCACCCGGACCTTGCCGCGCGCGGTGCGTGACAGGCTGTTGCAGGTGGCGCAGGTCAGGTCCTATCCCAAAGGCCAACAGGTGTTCGGCCCGCAAAACGTGCCCGACAGCCTGTTGTTTCTGTTCGAAGGCACGATCCGCGTGTCGCAGACATCGGAGAACGGCCGGGACATCGTTCTTTATCGTGTCGATGCAGGTGAAAGCTGTGTGCTGACCACGGCCTGCATGCTGGCCGAAGAAGCCTACAATGCCGAAGGTGTGGCCGAAACCGACATCATCGCCGTCGTCCTGCCAAGGCTTTCGTTCGATGCCCTTGTCGCGGAAGAACCGGCTTTTCGCAGCTTCGTTTTCGCGGCCTATTCAAGGCGCCTGATCGATCTTCTGCGTGTCGTCGACGATGTTGCCTTCGGCCGGATCGACGTGCGTCTTGCCGACCGGTTGCTGGCCCTTGTTGGTGGCGACAAGGAAATCGCGGCAACCCATGCGCAGATCGCAAGCGAGCTCGGGACGGCGCGCGAGGTCATCAGCCGCGTTCTGCACGACTTCCAGAAACGAGGATTCATCGCCCAGTCACGCGGACGGATTGCGGTGACCGACAAGGCGGCCCTGCGCGCACTGGCCGACAGCACCTGA
- a CDS encoding DUF2892 domain-containing protein, which translates to MSPNVGTIDRTLRAALGAVLLYLAFLSGLSLFATPLFQYGAAAIGLVMLATSAFKFCPLYSVLGLKTCKEC; encoded by the coding sequence ATGTCCCCCAATGTCGGAACCATTGACCGCACCCTGCGCGCTGCGCTGGGCGCAGTTTTGCTCTATCTTGCCTTCCTCAGCGGGTTGTCGCTCTTTGCCACGCCGCTCTTCCAATACGGCGCGGCCGCGATCGGCCTCGTCATGCTTGCGACATCCGCTTTCAAGTTCTGCCCGCTCTACTCCGTGCTCGGCCTCAAGACCTGCAAAGAGTGCTGA
- a CDS encoding YeeE/YedE family protein produces METAFTPLASLGGGLLIGLGAVLLMLGLGRIFGATGVLSGTVFVESRDEMMWRLALIAGMILAPGVIFLVTGVMPTLTVPVSPAMIVIGGVIVGLGASLGSGCTSGHGVCGLSRLSIRSLVAVPTFMATAAITVFLIRHVFGG; encoded by the coding sequence ATGGAAACCGCCTTCACCCCATTAGCCTCGCTCGGCGGTGGCTTGCTGATCGGCCTTGGTGCGGTCCTGCTCATGCTCGGGCTGGGGCGCATATTCGGTGCCACGGGCGTTCTGTCAGGGACGGTGTTCGTCGAAAGCCGCGACGAGATGATGTGGCGATTGGCGCTGATCGCGGGAATGATCCTCGCTCCGGGTGTGATCTTCCTTGTGACCGGCGTCATGCCGACGCTCACCGTCCCCGTCAGCCCCGCCATGATCGTGATCGGCGGCGTGATCGTGGGCCTTGGTGCCAGTCTGGGATCCGGGTGCACCTCGGGGCACGGGGTTTGCGGGCTGTCCCGCCTGTCTATCCGCTCGCTTGTGGCTGTGCCGACCTTCATGGCCACGGCCGCGATCACGGTGTTCCTGATCCGTCACGTTTTCGGAGGCTGA
- a CDS encoding DUF6691 family protein: MKLLFALLTGLVFGIGIAISGMMDPAKVLNFFDLAGAWDPSLAFVMGGALIVTFIGYRLALRRAAPLFGGRFQIPTTTAIDRRLVGGSALFGIGWGIAGFCPGAAIPALGTGRWEVALFLLAVVAGFFVRRLLPSAQSRATT; encoded by the coding sequence ATGAAACTTCTGTTCGCACTTTTGACCGGTCTCGTCTTCGGCATCGGGATCGCGATTTCGGGGATGATGGATCCCGCGAAGGTCCTGAACTTTTTCGACCTCGCGGGCGCCTGGGACCCCAGCCTTGCATTCGTGATGGGCGGCGCATTGATCGTCACGTTCATCGGCTATCGCCTTGCCTTGCGGCGGGCCGCCCCCCTGTTTGGCGGACGGTTCCAGATCCCGACCACGACGGCTATCGATCGTCGCCTGGTCGGCGGTTCGGCCCTGTTCGGCATCGGCTGGGGCATCGCTGGCTTCTGCCCCGGAGCGGCCATCCCCGCGCTCGGTACGGGCCGATGGGAGGTCGCGCTGTTCCTTCTTGCGGTTGTCGCAGGCTTCTTCGTGCGCCGCCTGCTGCCAAGCGCGCAGTCCAGGGCCACCACCTGA
- a CDS encoding MBL fold metallo-hydrolase — translation MTDYPVNMDVNPDVQAFFDQATNTISYIVKDPASTACAIVDSVMDIDYAAGRITYDHADALIRQIETQGLTLEWIIETHVHADHLSAAPYIQQKLGGKIGIGAKIMVVQDTFGKVFNEGTEFQRDGSQFDRLFEDGDTYMIGTMQAVAMYTPGHTPACMVHVMGNTAFVGDTLFMPDGGSARADFPGGDAGVLYDSIQKVLALPDDMRLFMCHDYGPNGRDIAWETTVGDEKAHNIHVGAGKTKEDFVKFRTERDAQLAMPRLIIPSLQVNMRAGTMPTDEDGNPVLKVPVNAL, via the coding sequence ATGACCGATTACCCCGTGAACATGGATGTGAACCCCGACGTCCAGGCCTTTTTCGACCAGGCCACCAATACCATCAGCTATATCGTAAAGGATCCGGCATCGACCGCCTGCGCCATCGTCGATAGCGTGATGGACATCGACTACGCGGCGGGCCGCATCACCTACGACCATGCCGACGCCCTGATCCGCCAGATCGAGACGCAAGGCCTGACCCTGGAATGGATCATCGAGACCCATGTTCACGCCGATCACCTGAGCGCTGCGCCCTACATTCAGCAAAAGCTGGGCGGCAAGATCGGAATCGGTGCCAAGATCATGGTGGTGCAGGACACTTTCGGAAAGGTCTTCAACGAGGGCACCGAATTCCAACGTGACGGGAGCCAGTTCGACCGCCTGTTCGAGGACGGCGATACCTACATGATTGGCACGATGCAGGCCGTCGCCATGTACACGCCCGGCCACACCCCGGCCTGCATGGTTCACGTGATGGGCAATACGGCCTTTGTCGGCGACACGCTGTTCATGCCCGATGGCGGATCGGCGCGCGCGGATTTTCCCGGCGGGGACGCGGGCGTTTTGTACGACAGCATCCAGAAGGTGCTGGCCCTGCCCGACGATATGCGGCTTTTCATGTGCCACGATTACGGTCCGAACGGTCGTGACATCGCCTGGGAAACCACGGTCGGCGACGAAAAAGCCCACAACATCCACGTCGGTGCGGGCAAGACGAAGGAAGACTTCGTCAAGTTCCGCACCGAGCGGGATGCCCAACTGGCCATGCCCCGACTGATCATTCCGTCGCTTCAGGTCAACATGCGCGCAGGTACCATGCCCACCGACGAGGACGGCAATCCCGTGCTCAAGGTGCCCGTGAACGCGCTTTGA
- a CDS encoding bacterioferritin, with product MSNARTLANLNTALQMEMTAGHQYQLHAHVLDDWGLDRLATMMRKEQAEEIVHSDRFIARILFLGGDPMIAFAKTPTRAGTLLEMFQADLADEKEAVAFYSQSAKDADAENDLGSRRLFEEIALDEEAHRAWLELQINLIERIGEAAYSARQVTFAASADDSNA from the coding sequence ATGTCGAACGCAAGGACACTCGCGAACCTCAACACGGCGCTTCAGATGGAAATGACGGCGGGGCACCAGTACCAGCTTCATGCCCATGTGCTGGACGACTGGGGGCTGGACAGGCTTGCCACGATGATGCGCAAAGAGCAGGCCGAGGAAATCGTCCATTCCGACCGCTTCATCGCGCGTATCCTGTTCCTCGGAGGCGATCCGATGATTGCCTTCGCCAAGACCCCGACACGGGCCGGGACCTTGCTGGAGATGTTCCAGGCGGACCTCGCGGACGAAAAGGAGGCTGTCGCCTTCTACAGCCAATCGGCCAAGGACGCCGATGCGGAAAACGATCTCGGTTCGCGCAGGTTGTTCGAGGAAATCGCCCTGGATGAAGAGGCCCACAGGGCGTGGCTCGAACTGCAGATCAACCTCATCGAACGCATCGGTGAAGCCGCCTACAGCGCCAGGCAGGTCACGTTTGCCGCGTCAGCCGATGACAGCAACGCCTGA
- a CDS encoding bifunctional protein tyrosine phosphatase family protein/NAD(P)/FAD-dependent oxidoreductase, with protein MDIRKITERVSVAPQINPRDMAEIATAGYRAIICNRPDGEGADQPSFEEIEIAARAAGLEARYVPVQTGMVKDEDVIAFGDALAEVQRPVLAYCRTGTRSATLWSFCESRKRPMAEILSRTKAAGYDMNGVARRIANGGKTPTDTGDAHFEVVIVGAGAGGIAVAASLRSRKPGLKIAVIDPADIHYYQPGWTMVGGGIFDAQSTAKTMGSLIPNGVHWIKAAVAAFEPKNDAVILDGCRVVKYDRLVVCPGLKLDWGRIEGLEETLGRNGVTSNYRYDLAPYTWQLVQEMKQGRALFTQPPMPIKCAGAPQKALYLSGDAWFRRRVLKNIDIQFMNAGGVLFGVKDYVPALMQYIEKYDATLNFFHDLVSVDGPAKKATFRVAKPDTDPEHVTVDFDMMHVCPPQVAPDFIRVSPLADAAGWVDVDQATLRHKTYDNIWSLGDVMNAPNAKTAAAARKQAPTVADNIVADIAGRSAVAQYDGYGSCPLTVERGKIVLAEFGYGGVLKPSFPSWAIDGTKPTRTAWFLKEKLLPPIYWQAMLKGKEWMAKPERLGTPLK; from the coding sequence ATGGACATCAGGAAAATCACCGAGCGGGTGTCGGTTGCGCCGCAGATCAACCCGCGCGACATGGCTGAAATCGCCACGGCAGGCTATCGCGCGATCATCTGCAACCGCCCCGATGGCGAAGGCGCGGACCAGCCGTCTTTCGAAGAAATCGAAATCGCCGCCAGGGCCGCCGGGCTGGAGGCGCGCTATGTGCCTGTCCAGACCGGCATGGTCAAAGATGAAGATGTGATTGCGTTCGGCGATGCCCTGGCAGAGGTTCAGCGCCCCGTGCTGGCCTATTGCCGGACCGGCACCCGCTCGGCGACGCTCTGGTCCTTTTGCGAGAGCCGGAAACGCCCGATGGCCGAGATCCTGAGCAGGACCAAGGCTGCCGGATATGACATGAATGGTGTGGCCCGACGCATCGCAAATGGCGGCAAGACGCCGACGGACACCGGGGATGCACATTTCGAAGTCGTGATCGTCGGTGCGGGCGCAGGCGGCATTGCCGTCGCGGCGAGCCTGAGATCCCGAAAGCCCGGACTGAAGATCGCGGTGATCGATCCGGCGGATATCCACTACTACCAGCCCGGATGGACCATGGTCGGCGGCGGGATATTCGACGCGCAGTCCACGGCCAAGACGATGGGCAGCCTGATCCCGAATGGCGTGCACTGGATCAAGGCCGCCGTGGCCGCCTTTGAGCCGAAGAACGATGCCGTGATCCTCGATGGCTGCCGGGTGGTCAAGTACGACCGGTTGGTGGTTTGCCCCGGGCTGAAGCTTGATTGGGGCCGGATCGAGGGACTGGAAGAGACGCTGGGCCGCAACGGCGTGACATCGAATTATCGCTATGACCTTGCGCCCTACACCTGGCAACTGGTGCAGGAAATGAAACAGGGCCGCGCGCTGTTTACCCAACCGCCGATGCCGATCAAATGCGCCGGTGCCCCGCAAAAGGCGCTGTATCTTTCAGGCGATGCCTGGTTCCGCCGCCGCGTCCTCAAGAATATCGACATCCAGTTCATGAATGCAGGCGGCGTGCTGTTCGGCGTGAAGGACTATGTGCCCGCGCTGATGCAATATATCGAGAAATACGACGCCACGCTGAACTTCTTTCACGATCTCGTCTCGGTCGACGGCCCCGCCAAAAAGGCGACGTTCCGGGTCGCAAAGCCCGACACCGATCCGGAACACGTGACCGTGGACTTCGACATGATGCATGTCTGCCCGCCGCAAGTGGCACCGGATTTCATCCGCGTCTCGCCTCTGGCCGATGCCGCCGGATGGGTCGATGTCGATCAGGCGACACTGCGTCACAAGACCTATGACAACATCTGGTCCCTCGGTGACGTCATGAACGCCCCCAATGCCAAGACGGCGGCCGCCGCGCGCAAGCAGGCGCCGACCGTGGCCGACAACATCGTGGCCGATATCGCGGGCCGTTCAGCCGTGGCGCAATATGATGGCTACGGCTCCTGCCCCCTGACGGTCGAACGCGGCAAGATTGTCCTGGCTGAATTCGGCTATGGCGGCGTGCTCAAACCCTCGTTCCCGTCTTGGGCGATCGACGGCACGAAACCGACCCGCACGGCATGGTTCCTCAAGGAAAAGCTGCTGCCGCCGATTTATTGGCAAGCCATGCTGAAGGGCAAGGAATGGATGGCCAAGCCCGAACGGTTGGGCACACCCCTCAAATAG
- a CDS encoding SulP family inorganic anion transporter, with product MTSFRQYFPILDWGRSYNRSALSNDLIAAVIVTIMLIPQSLAYALLAGLPPEAGIYASIVPILLYAIFGTSRALAVGPVAVVSLLTASAIGQVADQGTAGYGVAALTLAFLSGGFLVLMGVFRLGFLANFLSHPVIAGFITASGILIATSQLKHILGVTAHGHTLPEMLGSIFAHLNEINWITVVIGSAATGFLFWVRKNLKPGLRRLGVPPLLADVLTKAGPVAAVVATTVAVWAFDLAGRGVNIVGTVPQSLPPLTLPGLSPDLMKTLLVPAILISVIGFVESVSVAQTLAAKKRQRIDPNQELIGLGAANLGAAFTGGYPVTGGFSRSVVNFDAGAETPAAGAFTAIGLGIAAVALTPLVYYLPNATLAATIIVAVLSLVDLSILQKTWRYSRADFSAVAVTILLTLGLGVEIGVAAGVAISVVLHLYKTSRPHVAEVGLVPDSQHFRNIRRHKVSTDPTLVTLRVDESLYFVNARFLEDLVQRRVADGCAIRNVVLMCSAINDVDYSALESLEAINHRLKDMGVGLHLSEVKGPVMDRLTRSHFIADLNGQVFLSQFDAWKVLTDPTRMANAVE from the coding sequence ATGACCAGCTTTCGCCAGTATTTCCCCATTCTCGACTGGGGCCGCTCCTACAACCGGTCGGCGCTGTCGAACGACCTGATTGCGGCGGTCATCGTGACGATCATGCTGATCCCGCAATCGCTGGCCTATGCGTTGCTTGCGGGGCTCCCGCCCGAGGCCGGGATCTATGCGTCCATTGTGCCGATCCTGCTCTACGCGATCTTTGGGACCAGCCGGGCGCTGGCGGTCGGGCCGGTCGCGGTCGTGTCTTTGCTGACGGCCTCTGCCATCGGGCAGGTGGCGGACCAGGGAACAGCCGGTTACGGCGTGGCCGCCTTGACGCTGGCCTTTCTATCGGGCGGTTTTCTGGTCCTGATGGGTGTGTTCCGGTTGGGATTCCTTGCCAACTTTCTCAGCCATCCGGTGATTGCGGGGTTCATCACGGCATCCGGCATCCTGATCGCCACCAGCCAGCTGAAACATATCCTTGGCGTGACGGCGCATGGGCATACCCTGCCGGAAATGCTGGGCTCGATCTTTGCGCATCTCAACGAGATCAACTGGATCACCGTTGTCATCGGCAGTGCCGCGACTGGGTTTCTTTTCTGGGTGCGCAAGAACCTGAAGCCCGGACTGCGCAGACTTGGTGTCCCGCCGCTGCTTGCCGATGTCCTGACCAAGGCGGGCCCCGTCGCCGCGGTCGTCGCCACCACCGTCGCCGTCTGGGCATTCGATCTCGCCGGGCGCGGCGTGAACATCGTGGGCACTGTGCCTCAGAGCCTGCCGCCGCTGACCCTGCCGGGCCTGTCCCCGGATCTGATGAAAACCCTTTTGGTGCCCGCGATCCTGATTTCGGTCATCGGCTTTGTCGAAAGCGTTTCCGTGGCGCAGACCCTTGCGGCGAAGAAACGTCAGCGTATCGACCCCAACCAGGAACTGATCGGCCTGGGCGCGGCCAACCTGGGCGCGGCCTTTACCGGCGGCTATCCGGTAACCGGCGGCTTTTCCCGGTCCGTGGTCAATTTCGATGCCGGGGCGGAAACCCCGGCTGCCGGTGCCTTTACCGCGATTGGCCTTGGCATTGCCGCGGTCGCCTTGACACCGCTGGTCTATTACCTGCCCAACGCCACGCTGGCCGCGACGATCATCGTGGCTGTCCTGAGCCTTGTTGATCTGTCGATCCTGCAAAAGACGTGGCGATATTCGCGCGCCGATTTTTCCGCGGTTGCGGTGACGATCCTGCTGACGCTTGGCCTGGGCGTCGAGATCGGTGTGGCCGCCGGCGTCGCGATCTCGGTGGTCTTGCACCTCTACAAAACATCCCGCCCGCACGTGGCCGAGGTCGGTCTCGTGCCGGACAGCCAGCATTTCCGCAACATCCGCCGCCATAAGGTGTCCACCGACCCGACGCTGGTGACACTGCGGGTGGATGAAAGCCTTTACTTCGTGAACGCCCGCTTCCTGGAGGATCTGGTTCAACGTCGGGTCGCCGATGGCTGTGCGATCCGCAACGTCGTGCTGATGTGCTCCGCGATCAACGATGTGGATTACTCTGCTTTGGAAAGCCTGGAGGCGATCAATCATCGGTTGAAGGATATGGGCGTGGGTCTTCATCTGTCAGAGGTCAAAGGCCCCGTGATGGACAGGCTGACACGCTCCCACTTCATCGCTGACCTGAATGGCCAGGTCTTCTTGTCGCAATTTGACGCGTGGAAGGTACTGACGGATCCGACACGGATGGCAAATGCTGTGGAATGA
- the dgoD gene encoding galactonate dehydratase codes for MQITKVSAVVCNAEMRNWVFVRVETDVPGLVGWGEATLEWKTRAVTGAIADIEPLLIGQDPRNIEQCYQIMTRHGFWRMGVIGMSAISGIEIALWDILGKSLDTPVWRLLGGQVRDHLRTYTHLGMGNMTSVYETDGAQELAERGRAVVDAGYSAVKVVAIPYAHYIASNRAIDGVGEAIDALRSEVGPDIDIMVDFHGRPASASLAREFLKVLEPSRILFAEEPVPPENVDAMAELTRTSPVTIAGGERLIGRAGFDTALKAGAFHIAQPDIVHVGGLWEAKKIAAMCETAGIGVAPHNPLGPIAGIAALHFGVSTPNHIIQEEMVGAVPWYDSVVKWPIDKVAGRWDLPEKPGLGLEVDEAEVAAHPFQQEVLHTRNAVLPDGTIVDW; via the coding sequence GTGCAGATTACGAAAGTCTCAGCAGTCGTCTGCAATGCAGAGATGCGCAACTGGGTCTTTGTCCGCGTCGAAACGGACGTGCCGGGGCTAGTGGGCTGGGGCGAGGCGACGCTGGAATGGAAAACACGCGCGGTGACCGGGGCCATTGCGGACATCGAGCCGCTACTCATCGGGCAGGATCCGCGCAACATCGAACAATGCTACCAGATCATGACACGCCACGGGTTCTGGCGGATGGGTGTGATCGGAATGTCCGCCATCAGCGGCATCGAGATCGCCTTGTGGGATATCCTCGGGAAATCGCTTGATACACCGGTTTGGCGGCTGCTGGGCGGACAGGTGCGCGACCATCTGCGGACTTATACGCACCTTGGCATGGGCAACATGACATCCGTCTACGAGACGGATGGCGCACAGGAACTGGCTGAACGTGGCCGTGCCGTGGTCGACGCGGGCTATAGCGCCGTCAAGGTCGTCGCCATTCCCTATGCGCATTATATTGCGTCGAACCGCGCCATCGACGGTGTCGGCGAAGCGATCGACGCGCTGCGCTCCGAGGTTGGGCCGGATATCGACATCATGGTCGATTTCCACGGACGGCCTGCCTCGGCTTCGCTCGCCCGCGAATTCCTCAAGGTCCTGGAACCTTCCCGCATCCTGTTCGCGGAAGAACCCGTCCCGCCGGAGAATGTCGACGCGATGGCCGAGCTGACGCGGACATCCCCGGTCACCATCGCCGGGGGCGAACGGCTCATTGGTCGGGCGGGTTTTGACACCGCGCTCAAGGCCGGAGCCTTCCATATCGCGCAGCCGGACATCGTGCATGTCGGCGGTCTGTGGGAAGCAAAGAAAATCGCCGCAATGTGCGAGACCGCCGGGATCGGCGTCGCACCCCACAATCCACTGGGTCCGATTGCCGGGATCGCCGCGCTGCACTTTGGGGTGTCGACCCCGAACCACATTATCCAGGAAGAGATGGTTGGCGCAGTTCCGTGGTATGACAGCGTTGTCAAATGGCCCATCGACAAGGTCGCGGGACGCTGGGACCTGCCGGAAAAACCGGGGCTGGGACTGGAAGTCGACGAAGCCGAAGTCGCGGCCCATCCCTTCCAGCAGGAAGTGCTTCACACCCGAAATGCGGTGCTGCCCGATGGCACCATCGTGGATTGGTGA